In Egicoccus sp. AB-alg6-2, a genomic segment contains:
- a CDS encoding hemolysin III family protein, protein MLGPRPRLRGWIHGAAAPAAVVTAAMLWQAASPGLPRVSIAVFGVFLVGLYLVSSVYHVPPWPEKVRTWLARVDVAMIQLFIAASFTPFAVHALGGAWRTWSLVVAWSIAIVGAGVAISPAKGPRWLTVAAYASFGSLAAIPLLRVAGVLSPAGLALVVAGGLIYVGGGVIYARQGPNPWPAWFGFHEVFHVMVVVASGLHVVAIWRYAIPLA, encoded by the coding sequence GTGCTTGGTCCACGCCCCCGCCTGCGTGGCTGGATCCACGGTGCGGCGGCGCCCGCGGCGGTCGTCACGGCCGCGATGCTCTGGCAGGCGGCGTCCCCAGGGCTGCCGCGCGTGAGCATCGCCGTCTTCGGGGTGTTCCTGGTCGGGCTGTACCTCGTCTCCAGCGTCTACCACGTCCCGCCGTGGCCCGAGAAGGTCCGCACGTGGCTCGCGCGCGTCGACGTTGCGATGATCCAGTTGTTCATCGCGGCCTCGTTCACGCCCTTCGCCGTGCATGCGCTCGGTGGTGCCTGGCGCACCTGGAGCCTGGTGGTCGCCTGGTCCATCGCCATCGTCGGTGCAGGCGTCGCGATCTCCCCCGCGAAGGGGCCCCGATGGCTCACCGTGGCCGCCTACGCCTCCTTCGGGTCGTTGGCGGCCATCCCGCTGCTGCGGGTCGCGGGCGTGCTGTCCCCCGCCGGACTGGCGTTGGTCGTGGCGGGCGGGCTGATCTATGTCGGCGGTGGCGTGATCTACGCCCGGCAGGGCCCCAACCCGTGGCCGGCATGGTTCGGCTTCCACGAGGTCTTCCACGTCATGGTGGTGGTCGCCAGTGGACTGCACGTCGTGGCGATCTGGCGGTACGCGATCCCGCTCGCCTGA
- a CDS encoding O-succinylhomoserine sulfhydrylase, translating to MSDEQGAPPPDGWRPDTVAVRGGTQRSAFGETSEAMFLTSGYVYGSAAEAAAAFAGDVDRYIYSRLGNPTVAMFEERLRLLEGAEDAWATASGMSAVFNALAASLRAGDRVVASRALFGSCFQVLDAILPRWGIQTDFVDGADLAQWEQALSTPAQAVFFETPSNPTQELVDIARVSELAHAAGARVIVDNVFATPILQRPLEQGADVVVYSTTKHLDGHGRTLGGAILGSSEFVQEQLKPLMRHTGPTMSPFNAWVVLKSLETLRLRVERQTATAQHLAAWLQDHPAVDTVRYPMLASHPQHQLARTQMSGGGSIVTFWVPGGTERAFAVIDALNLLDISNNLGDAKSLVTHPASTTHHRIGPEVRAAMGVTDGVIRISVGLEDPADLQADLEQALAR from the coding sequence ATGTCCGACGAGCAGGGAGCGCCCCCGCCCGACGGGTGGCGGCCTGACACCGTCGCCGTCCGCGGCGGCACGCAGCGCAGCGCGTTCGGCGAAACGTCGGAGGCGATGTTCCTCACCTCCGGCTACGTGTACGGCTCGGCCGCCGAGGCGGCCGCCGCCTTCGCCGGTGACGTGGACCGCTACATCTACAGCCGCCTCGGCAACCCGACCGTCGCGATGTTCGAGGAGCGGCTGCGTCTGCTCGAAGGCGCCGAGGACGCCTGGGCCACGGCCAGCGGCATGTCGGCCGTCTTCAACGCGCTCGCGGCGAGTCTGCGGGCCGGGGATCGCGTCGTGGCCTCACGCGCCCTGTTCGGGTCGTGCTTCCAGGTCCTGGACGCCATCCTCCCGCGATGGGGCATCCAGACCGACTTCGTCGACGGCGCCGACCTCGCGCAGTGGGAGCAGGCCCTGTCCACGCCGGCCCAGGCGGTGTTCTTCGAGACGCCGTCCAACCCGACGCAGGAACTGGTGGACATCGCGCGGGTGAGCGAACTGGCCCATGCGGCAGGGGCGCGGGTCATCGTCGACAACGTGTTCGCGACGCCGATCCTGCAGCGGCCGCTGGAACAGGGCGCCGACGTGGTCGTGTACTCGACCACCAAGCATCTCGACGGCCATGGCCGCACGCTCGGCGGTGCCATCCTCGGGTCGAGCGAGTTCGTCCAGGAACAGCTCAAGCCGCTGATGCGGCACACCGGCCCCACCATGAGCCCCTTCAACGCCTGGGTGGTGCTCAAGAGCCTCGAGACCCTGCGGCTTCGCGTCGAACGGCAGACGGCGACCGCCCAGCACCTGGCCGCGTGGCTGCAGGACCATCCCGCCGTCGACACGGTCCGCTACCCGATGCTGGCGTCCCACCCCCAACACCAACTCGCTCGAACGCAGATGTCCGGCGGCGGGTCGATCGTGACGTTCTGGGTGCCGGGTGGCACCGAACGCGCCTTCGCCGTCATCGATGCCCTCAACCTCCTCGACATCTCCAACAACCTCGGGGACGCGAAGTCGCTGGTGACCCATCCCGCCTCGACGACCCATCACAGGATCGGCCCGGAGGTGCGCGCCGCGATGGGGGTCACCGACGGCGTGATCAGGATCTCGGTCGGGCTCGAGGACCCCGCCGACCTGCAGGCCGACCTCGAGCAGGCCCTCGCCCGTTGA
- a CDS encoding helix-turn-helix transcriptional regulator: MSDGVHNRIALLRAEQGVSRRELADALGVHYQTVGYLERGEYNPSLHLALRIAEFFGVPVEAVFSTQPFPRVTDQARPA; encoded by the coding sequence GTGAGCGACGGCGTCCACAACCGCATCGCCCTGCTCCGGGCCGAGCAGGGCGTCAGCCGGCGTGAACTGGCGGACGCACTCGGTGTCCACTACCAGACGGTCGGCTACCTCGAACGCGGCGAGTACAACCCGAGCCTGCACCTCGCCCTGCGGATCGCCGAATTCTTCGGTGTCCCGGTCGAGGCGGTGTTCTCGACGCAACCGTTCCCGCGGGTCACCGACCAGGCCCGTCCGGCCTGA
- a CDS encoding ABC transporter permease produces the protein MNRNVHAVRVGARRGWHEFLLSLKSPQDQGFYLVMALGILTFLWFNRDNELEGTGLFLPTYAMPSILGGLIAFSMVIGPAYALAMEREDGTLLRATAVPRGLVGYVTGQIVLHSASLVPTFLAILVPGFLLFDDLMHRGAAGWFTVTWVIVLGLLATLPLGVIIGSLVPGVQKVGTWGILPVLVLVAISGIFFPVQALWGWVRTIAHVFPIYWLGLGMRSAFLPDGALVMEAGASWRSWQTVAVLSAWAVAGSVVAPKVLRRMAQRQSGSAVAAAREQAGQWVR, from the coding sequence GTGAACCGCAACGTGCACGCCGTGCGGGTCGGGGCCAGGCGCGGCTGGCACGAGTTCCTGCTGAGTCTCAAGAGCCCCCAGGACCAGGGGTTCTACCTCGTGATGGCGCTCGGGATCCTGACGTTTCTGTGGTTCAACCGGGACAACGAGCTCGAGGGCACCGGACTGTTCCTGCCCACCTACGCCATGCCCAGCATCCTCGGCGGCCTGATCGCCTTCAGCATGGTGATCGGGCCGGCCTATGCGCTGGCGATGGAGCGCGAGGACGGCACGTTGTTGCGGGCGACGGCGGTCCCGCGTGGGCTGGTCGGCTACGTCACGGGTCAGATCGTGCTGCACAGCGCGAGCCTCGTCCCGACGTTCCTCGCGATCCTGGTGCCGGGATTCCTGCTGTTCGACGACCTGATGCACCGCGGCGCCGCGGGGTGGTTCACCGTCACGTGGGTCATCGTGCTGGGTCTGCTCGCGACGTTGCCGCTGGGCGTCATCATCGGTTCGCTCGTCCCCGGCGTGCAGAAGGTCGGCACCTGGGGGATCCTGCCGGTCCTGGTCCTGGTGGCGATCTCGGGGATCTTCTTCCCGGTCCAGGCACTGTGGGGCTGGGTCCGCACGATCGCGCACGTGTTTCCCATCTACTGGCTCGGACTGGGGATGCGATCGGCGTTCCTGCCAGACGGTGCGCTGGTCATGGAGGCCGGCGCGTCCTGGAGGAGCTGGCAGACGGTCGCCGTGCTGAGCGCCTGGGCGGTCGCCGGCAGTGTCGTGGCACCCAAGGTGTTGCGCCGCATGGCGCAGCGGCAGTCCGGCTCGGCGGTCGCGGCCGCGCGTGAGCAGGCGGGTCAGTGGGTTCGGTGA
- a CDS encoding ABC transporter ATP-binding protein yields MVDTGQQTSAGNVVVRVRDLRMRYGDTDVLDGVTFEVHRGEVVTLLGPNGAGKTTTIEILEGFRQRSAGDVEVLGSDPADGDEDWRARTGVVLQSWRDHARWTPRDLLRHLGNYYTPYATAERPRPRDVDELIGLVGLVGHADQKILTLSGGQRRRLDVAIGIIGRPELLFLDEPTAGFDPHARREFHDLVHRLTDFEDTTVLLTTHDLDEAEKLADRILVLAAGRIVADGSADELARQVAGEAQVRWSRDGDHFVHATSDATAFVRALLRDHDDVVDLEVRRASLEDTYITLVQQHETGRTMPGVGGFAATPAAAAGPEVAR; encoded by the coding sequence ATGGTGGACACCGGGCAGCAGACGTCGGCTGGAAACGTGGTCGTGCGGGTACGCGATCTGCGGATGCGGTACGGCGACACCGATGTTCTCGATGGCGTCACGTTCGAGGTGCACCGCGGGGAGGTGGTGACCCTGCTCGGGCCCAATGGCGCCGGAAAGACCACGACGATCGAGATCCTCGAGGGGTTCCGGCAGCGGTCGGCGGGTGACGTCGAGGTCCTCGGCTCGGATCCCGCCGACGGCGACGAGGACTGGCGGGCACGCACCGGGGTCGTCCTGCAGTCGTGGCGCGACCACGCGCGGTGGACGCCTCGCGACCTGCTCCGGCACCTGGGGAACTACTACACGCCCTATGCGACCGCCGAACGGCCGCGCCCACGCGACGTCGACGAGCTGATCGGTCTGGTGGGGCTCGTCGGGCATGCCGACCAGAAGATCCTGACGCTGTCCGGTGGTCAGCGCCGACGCCTCGACGTGGCGATCGGCATCATCGGTCGACCGGAGCTGCTGTTCCTCGACGAGCCGACCGCCGGGTTCGACCCGCACGCCCGACGCGAGTTCCACGACCTGGTGCACCGACTGACCGACTTCGAGGACACGACGGTGCTGCTCACCACGCACGACCTCGACGAGGCCGAGAAGTTGGCCGACCGGATCCTGGTTCTCGCAGCGGGGCGCATCGTCGCCGACGGCAGCGCCGACGAGCTCGCCCGGCAGGTCGCCGGCGAGGCGCAGGTGCGCTGGAGCCGGGACGGGGACCACTTCGTCCACGCCACGTCCGACGCCACCGCCTTCGTCCGTGCGCTGCTGCGCGACCACGACGACGTCGTCGATCTCGAGGTTCGACGCGCGAGCCTCGAGGACACCTACATCACGTTGGTGCAGCAACACGAGACCGGCCGCACCATGCCCGGCGTCGGCGGGTTCGCGGCGACGCCGGCGGCTGCCGCCGGCCCGGAGGTGGCCAGGTGA
- a CDS encoding MFS transporter, protein MSAPAPSRAPAVPLLRTTATASAALTAAVLPVFLLGALSDHLRRDLGIDETGVGAAVTLLFLTAAVTAPLAGRFAERFGAAVALRSGVLLAGVLAAVTGTLAQRWWQLALPLAFVGVAVGLVDTGAARAFVDRIVAERHGSAFGIKEASVPAASLLAGLSVPTVAAFVGWRAAFVATLGVAVVVAVCLPRDRSLSARSAGLADAPTPVGDPSGGVVPAAMLLFAVAAGLGAGAATAAATFLVPALADRGFGVAAAGLTLSVASVASIAARLTLGRWADRPSASPTLAVSLLCLLGGGAAVALALPSPAIVGGVAAVVLLGAGWGWTGLAFLAAVRAHPAAPAAAAGIVLSGLGGGGALGPLVFGALAGRVGYATAWTAVAIAFLAAAAASGVARRRLPAAMSASRASRIPPMM, encoded by the coding sequence ATGAGCGCCCCCGCCCCGTCCCGAGCGCCGGCGGTGCCGCTGCTGCGGACCACGGCCACCGCCTCGGCAGCGCTGACCGCCGCGGTCCTGCCCGTCTTCCTGCTCGGGGCGCTCAGCGACCACCTGCGCCGCGACCTCGGCATCGACGAGACCGGCGTCGGTGCGGCCGTGACATTGCTGTTCCTCACGGCAGCCGTCACCGCGCCGCTCGCCGGTCGGTTCGCGGAACGGTTCGGGGCGGCCGTCGCCCTGCGTTCGGGGGTGCTGCTGGCCGGTGTGCTCGCGGCCGTGACCGGCACGCTCGCGCAGCGGTGGTGGCAGCTCGCGCTGCCGCTCGCCTTCGTCGGCGTCGCCGTCGGGTTGGTGGACACCGGCGCGGCACGCGCGTTCGTGGACCGCATCGTTGCGGAGCGGCACGGCAGCGCGTTCGGGATCAAGGAGGCGAGCGTCCCGGCGGCATCGCTGCTGGCGGGCCTTTCGGTCCCGACCGTGGCCGCCTTCGTCGGCTGGCGGGCGGCGTTCGTCGCAACGCTCGGGGTCGCCGTGGTGGTCGCCGTCTGTCTGCCGCGCGATCGGTCCCTCTCGGCGAGATCCGCCGGGCTCGCTGACGCGCCGACGCCGGTCGGGGACCCCTCCGGCGGGGTCGTACCGGCGGCGATGCTGCTGTTCGCCGTGGCGGCGGGTCTCGGGGCCGGCGCCGCCACCGCCGCTGCGACCTTCCTCGTGCCGGCGCTGGCCGATCGCGGCTTCGGCGTGGCCGCCGCCGGGCTCACGCTGTCCGTCGCCAGCGTCGCCAGCATCGCCGCGCGGCTCACGCTGGGCCGCTGGGCCGACCGGCCGAGCGCATCGCCGACGCTGGCGGTCTCGTTGCTGTGCCTGCTCGGCGGCGGAGCGGCGGTTGCGCTCGCGCTCCCTTCACCTGCGATCGTCGGCGGCGTGGCGGCGGTCGTGCTGCTCGGGGCCGGCTGGGGCTGGACCGGGCTGGCCTTCCTGGCGGCGGTGCGGGCCCACCCGGCGGCGCCGGCTGCGGCCGCCGGAATCGTGCTCAGCGGGCTGGGCGGCGGAGGAGCCCTGGGCCCACTGGTCTTCGGCGCGCTCGCCGGACGCGTGGGATACGCCACGGCGTGGACCGCCGTTGCGATCGCGTTTCTCGCCGCAGCGGCGGCGAGCGGCGTTGCCCGACGGCGGCTTCCGGCGGCCATGTCCGCTTCCCGCGCGTCCAGGATCCCTCCCATGATGTAG
- a CDS encoding GNAT family N-acetyltransferase, producing the protein MTAFRPLADEDLPLLHRWLNEPGVVRWWENDDVSWDAVVRDYGSAATDPVEHWLALEDGEPVAWIQCYAAADFADEEETRQWFALGVERTAAGIDYLVGDPARRGRGLGSTVIRAFVDDVVFGRHPHWTHVCASPLAANVASWRALEKAGFAFVGTFGSAFGPCRLLVSERPTADLHDR; encoded by the coding sequence ATGACGGCGTTCCGGCCCCTGGCGGACGAGGATCTTCCGCTGCTGCACCGGTGGCTGAACGAGCCGGGTGTCGTGCGCTGGTGGGAGAACGACGACGTGTCGTGGGACGCCGTGGTGCGGGACTACGGCTCTGCGGCGACCGACCCCGTCGAGCACTGGTTGGCCCTCGAGGACGGCGAACCGGTCGCATGGATCCAGTGCTATGCCGCGGCCGACTTCGCCGACGAGGAGGAGACCAGGCAATGGTTCGCGCTGGGCGTCGAGCGAACGGCGGCCGGCATCGATTACCTCGTCGGCGACCCGGCCCGTCGCGGCCGCGGCCTCGGCTCGACGGTGATCCGCGCGTTCGTCGACGACGTCGTCTTCGGACGCCACCCGCACTGGACGCACGTGTGCGCCTCGCCGCTGGCCGCCAATGTGGCGTCCTGGCGGGCGCTGGAGAAGGCCGGCTTCGCGTTCGTCGGCACCTTCGGAAGCGCCTTCGGCCCGTGCCGGCTGCTGGTGTCGGAGCGACCCACGGCGGACCTGCACGACCGATGA
- a CDS encoding VOC family protein codes for MRPQIVPNLWFDTEAEEAANFYVSLFPDSRVAKVMRYTEAGPGEPGTVVTVEFELAGQPFVAINGGPQFPFTEAVSFLIPCQDQAEVDHYWDALIEGGESLQCGWLKDRYGLSWQVVPTVLDRLLDDPDPERARRATEAMLGMVKLDVEALQAAADGVPA; via the coding sequence ATGCGACCCCAGATCGTGCCCAACCTGTGGTTCGACACCGAGGCCGAGGAAGCCGCGAACTTCTACGTCTCGTTGTTCCCCGACTCCCGTGTCGCCAAGGTGATGCGCTACACCGAGGCCGGCCCCGGTGAGCCGGGGACCGTGGTCACGGTCGAGTTCGAACTCGCCGGCCAGCCGTTCGTCGCCATCAACGGCGGCCCGCAGTTCCCGTTCACCGAGGCCGTGTCGTTTCTGATCCCGTGCCAGGACCAGGCCGAGGTCGACCACTACTGGGACGCACTGATCGAGGGCGGCGAATCCTTGCAGTGCGGTTGGCTCAAGGACCGCTACGGCCTGTCCTGGCAGGTGGTGCCCACCGTGCTGGACCGGCTGCTCGACGACCCCGACCCCGAGCGCGCCCGGCGCGCCACCGAGGCCATGCTCGGCATGGTCAAGCTCGACGTCGAGGCGCTGCAGGCGGCCGCCGACGGCGTCCCGGCCTGA
- a CDS encoding bifunctional [glutamine synthetase] adenylyltransferase/[glutamine synthetase]-adenylyl-L-tyrosine phosphorylase, which translates to MASPRRSVRARLAAAGLDPDRAQARLHEAGLLDADQVDQDLLAVLSRAADPSAALTCLTDLAAEHPEVWQEVCADGDWLARLVAVAGVSRPLGNLLGQHPDAVHALRTLETIEVETVSGRVAEAILADDDQVRQAAAVASIRRGATADIAARDLTGIANVEEVAAELARLAEAVLDGTVRAVQQEIGGDQPCARLAVIGMGKLGGRELNYVSDVDVVFVHAPVDPDAPDAAERAAREAKQVFTRCLELLNASTTMGRAYEVDPTLRPEGRSGPLSRPVESFVAYWERWAKTWEFQALLKARPVAGDKALGDELLARAEPFVWPDRLDADVVAEIRQMKSRIEAKPEVVRHGERQLKLGPGGLRDIEFAVQLLQLVHGRGDRSLRDPGTLPTLRALHRNGYVAEEDAEAFADAYRMLRTVEHRLQLAHERRTHTIPDDAERQEWLARAMGYRSDGDEPARTAFLRDLNGVQTRVRELHAKLFYRPLLETYATLPADAAGLSVPVEARRMGDEAARERLEALGFRDGKAALRHVRAMTLGVTRRARTMRAVLPAILSLLQDTPDPDTGLKSFRELVDVQGDTGKLLDHLRDHPPASELLARVLGTSRVAGELLVSQPQGIDWLRDDHLRDRPRTRDDLVRMAMGRLHWQDTTAALRRFKRLELLRIVLRDLAEATTVSGVGDELTALGEACLTGALRAELRRQARERGLDSPDDLPVSLAIIGMGKLGGRELNYVSDLDVLFVHEAADGADEQDANKLALAIAGNVMRSLSDITAEGTAFEVDADLRPEGRSGPLSRSYASYLKYWGRWSEPWESQALLKARIVAGDRDLGKRLVDAARELAYPEHFGERDAQRIRRMKARIEKERVPRRVEPERHLKLGPGGLSDVEWVVQLLQLQHGVRETAVRTPSTMVALDGAQDASLIDHADANRLREGYRFLAQMRNRLYLLRQRDVDVVPVNPQLLELLARSMGYPRGAWQELEEDRRRHQRHVRQVFDHLFYGLDPGQHTNDW; encoded by the coding sequence GTGGCCAGCCCACGCCGCTCTGTCCGGGCCCGGCTCGCCGCAGCCGGGCTGGATCCCGACCGGGCCCAGGCGCGGCTGCACGAAGCCGGGCTCCTCGACGCCGACCAGGTCGACCAGGACCTGCTGGCCGTGCTCTCGCGCGCCGCCGATCCCTCGGCCGCCCTGACCTGCCTGACCGATCTCGCCGCCGAGCACCCCGAGGTGTGGCAAGAGGTCTGTGCGGACGGTGACTGGCTGGCGCGGCTGGTCGCGGTCGCCGGCGTGTCCCGCCCGCTGGGCAACCTGCTCGGCCAGCACCCCGATGCCGTCCACGCGCTGCGCACCCTCGAGACGATCGAGGTGGAGACCGTCTCCGGCCGCGTCGCCGAAGCGATCCTCGCCGACGACGACCAGGTCCGGCAGGCCGCCGCCGTCGCCAGTATCCGCCGCGGTGCGACGGCGGACATCGCCGCGCGTGACCTCACCGGCATCGCCAACGTCGAGGAGGTCGCAGCCGAGCTGGCCCGACTGGCGGAAGCGGTCCTGGACGGCACCGTCCGCGCGGTCCAGCAGGAGATCGGTGGGGACCAGCCGTGTGCGCGGCTCGCCGTCATCGGCATGGGCAAGCTCGGCGGCCGGGAGCTGAACTACGTCTCCGACGTGGACGTCGTGTTCGTGCACGCCCCGGTCGACCCGGACGCGCCGGATGCGGCCGAACGGGCCGCCCGCGAGGCGAAGCAGGTCTTCACCCGGTGTCTCGAGCTGCTCAACGCCTCGACCACGATGGGCCGGGCGTACGAGGTCGACCCGACGTTGCGTCCGGAAGGCCGCTCGGGGCCGCTGTCACGTCCCGTCGAGTCGTTCGTCGCCTACTGGGAACGGTGGGCCAAGACATGGGAGTTCCAGGCGCTGCTCAAGGCCAGGCCGGTCGCCGGTGACAAGGCGCTCGGTGACGAGCTGCTCGCCCGCGCCGAGCCGTTCGTGTGGCCGGATCGCCTGGACGCCGACGTCGTGGCCGAGATCCGGCAGATGAAGTCGCGCATCGAGGCGAAGCCCGAGGTGGTTCGCCACGGCGAACGCCAGCTGAAGCTCGGCCCGGGCGGGCTGCGTGACATCGAGTTCGCCGTCCAACTGCTCCAACTCGTGCACGGACGTGGCGACCGGTCCCTGCGCGACCCCGGCACGTTGCCGACCCTGCGGGCGCTGCACCGCAACGGCTACGTCGCCGAGGAGGACGCCGAGGCGTTCGCGGACGCCTACCGGATGCTGCGGACGGTGGAGCACCGGTTGCAGTTGGCGCACGAGCGGCGCACCCACACCATTCCCGACGACGCCGAACGCCAGGAGTGGCTGGCACGGGCGATGGGTTATCGCTCGGACGGGGACGAGCCGGCGCGTACGGCGTTCCTGCGCGATCTCAACGGGGTGCAGACCCGCGTCCGTGAGCTGCACGCCAAGCTGTTCTACCGGCCGCTGCTGGAGACCTACGCCACGCTGCCGGCAGACGCGGCCGGGCTGTCGGTGCCGGTCGAGGCGCGGCGGATGGGTGACGAGGCCGCCCGTGAACGGCTGGAGGCGCTGGGCTTCCGCGACGGCAAGGCGGCGCTGCGTCACGTCCGGGCCATGACCCTCGGCGTCACCCGCCGGGCGCGCACCATGCGGGCCGTGCTGCCGGCGATCCTGAGCCTGCTCCAGGACACGCCCGATCCCGACACCGGCCTGAAGAGCTTCCGCGAACTCGTCGACGTGCAGGGCGACACCGGCAAGCTGCTCGACCACCTCCGCGACCATCCCCCCGCCTCCGAGCTGCTGGCGCGGGTCCTCGGGACCAGCCGGGTCGCCGGCGAGCTGCTGGTCAGCCAACCGCAGGGCATCGACTGGTTGCGCGACGACCACCTGCGCGACCGACCCCGCACCCGCGACGACCTCGTGCGGATGGCGATGGGTCGGTTGCACTGGCAGGACACCACGGCGGCGCTGCGCCGCTTCAAGCGGCTCGAACTGCTGCGGATCGTGCTCCGCGACCTCGCCGAGGCGACCACCGTGTCGGGCGTGGGCGACGAACTGACGGCGCTCGGCGAGGCGTGTCTGACCGGTGCGCTGCGGGCAGAGCTGCGACGACAGGCCCGTGAGCGCGGACTGGACTCGCCGGACGACCTGCCGGTGTCGTTGGCGATCATCGGCATGGGCAAGCTCGGCGGCCGCGAGCTCAACTACGTCTCCGACCTCGACGTGCTGTTCGTCCACGAGGCTGCCGATGGCGCCGACGAACAGGACGCCAACAAGCTCGCACTGGCCATCGCGGGCAACGTGATGCGATCGCTCTCCGACATCACGGCGGAGGGGACCGCGTTCGAGGTCGACGCCGACCTGCGTCCGGAGGGACGCAGCGGCCCGCTGTCGCGCTCCTACGCCTCCTACCTCAAGTATTGGGGCCGTTGGTCCGAGCCCTGGGAGTCGCAGGCGCTGCTCAAGGCCCGGATCGTGGCCGGCGACCGGGACCTCGGAAAGCGCCTCGTGGATGCCGCCCGCGAACTGGCCTACCCGGAACACTTCGGTGAGCGGGACGCGCAGCGCATCCGACGCATGAAGGCCCGGATCGAGAAGGAACGCGTGCCTCGACGGGTCGAGCCGGAGCGCCACCTCAAGCTCGGTCCCGGTGGTCTGTCCGACGTCGAATGGGTGGTGCAGCTGCTGCAGCTGCAGCACGGCGTCCGCGAGACCGCGGTGCGCACCCCGTCGACGATGGTGGCGCTCGACGGCGCGCAGGACGCGAGCCTGATCGACCACGCCGACGCCAACCGGCTGCGCGAGGGCTACCGGTTCCTGGCCCAGATGCGCAACCGGCTGTATCTGCTCCGGCAGCGTGACGTGGACGTCGTGCCCGTCAACCCGCAGCTGCTGGAGCTGCTCGCCCGCTCGATGGGCTACCCCCGCGGCGCCTGGCAGGAGCTCGAGGAGGACCGGCGACGACACCAGCGCCACGTCCGACAGGTGTTCGACCACCTCTTCTACGGCCTCGACCCCGGTCAGCACACCAACGACTGGTGA
- a CDS encoding glutamine synthetase family protein, with amino-acid sequence MDKQQEYVLRTVEERDVRFIRLWFTDVQGFLKSVAITAAELENAFTEGIGFDGSSIEGFTRVQEADMLVVPDASTFQILPWRPESQGVARMFCDILTPDGQPFAADPRYVLKRTLERAAEMGFTFYVHPEMEFFLFEGADDPTPLDNGGYFDMTPLDVQQDFRRQTINTLEKMGISVEFSHHEVAPSQHEIDLRYADALTMADNVMTFRLVVKETALQRGIYATFMPKPIEGEWGNAMHLHLSLFEGDNNAFHSAGDPYHLSPTARAFTAGLLRHAREITAVTNQWVNSYKRLTARLHGPQPSGEAPIFVTWGHSNRSSLIRIPMYKPRKGASTRIEYRAPDPATNPYLAFALILSAGLKGIEEGYELPEESEDNAFELTAAERAASGIERLPASLGEALSIMENSELVANTLGEHLFAFFLNNKRREWDEYQAHVTTFELERYLPLL; translated from the coding sequence ATGGACAAGCAGCAGGAGTACGTCCTCCGCACGGTCGAGGAGCGCGACGTCCGCTTCATCCGGTTGTGGTTCACCGACGTCCAGGGATTCTTGAAGTCGGTCGCCATCACGGCCGCAGAACTCGAGAACGCCTTCACCGAGGGCATCGGCTTCGACGGGTCGTCGATCGAGGGGTTCACGCGCGTCCAGGAGGCCGACATGCTGGTCGTCCCGGACGCGTCGACGTTCCAGATCCTGCCGTGGCGGCCCGAGTCCCAGGGCGTCGCCCGGATGTTCTGCGACATCCTCACCCCCGACGGCCAGCCCTTCGCCGCCGACCCGCGCTACGTGCTCAAGCGCACCCTGGAACGTGCGGCCGAGATGGGCTTCACGTTCTACGTCCACCCCGAGATGGAGTTCTTCCTCTTCGAGGGCGCAGACGACCCCACCCCGCTGGACAACGGCGGCTACTTCGACATGACGCCGCTGGACGTGCAGCAGGACTTCCGGCGCCAGACGATCAACACGCTGGAGAAGATGGGGATCTCGGTCGAGTTCTCCCACCACGAGGTGGCGCCGTCCCAACACGAGATCGACCTGCGCTACGCCGACGCGCTCACGATGGCCGACAACGTCATGACGTTCCGTCTCGTCGTCAAGGAGACGGCACTGCAGCGGGGGATCTACGCCACCTTCATGCCCAAGCCCATCGAGGGTGAGTGGGGCAACGCCATGCACCTGCACCTGTCACTGTTCGAGGGCGACAACAACGCCTTCCACTCGGCGGGCGATCCCTACCACCTCTCGCCGACCGCCCGGGCGTTCACGGCCGGGCTGCTGCGCCACGCCCGCGAGATCACGGCGGTCACCAACCAGTGGGTCAACTCCTACAAGCGTCTGACCGCACGCCTGCACGGGCCCCAGCCGTCGGGTGAGGCCCCGATCTTCGTCACCTGGGGCCATTCCAACCGCAGTTCGCTGATCCGCATCCCGATGTACAAGCCGCGCAAGGGCGCCTCGACGCGCATCGAGTACCGCGCCCCCGATCCGGCCACCAACCCCTACCTCGCGTTCGCGCTGATCCTCTCGGCGGGCCTGAAGGGCATCGAGGAGGGCTACGAACTGCCCGAGGAGTCCGAGGACAACGCCTTCGAGCTGACGGCCGCCGAACGCGCGGCGTCGGGCATCGAACGGCTCCCGGCCAGCCTGGGCGAGGCGCTGTCGATCATGGAGAACTCGGAGCTGGTCGCCAACACGCTCGGCGAGCACCTGTTCGCGTTCTTCCTCAACAACAAGCGCCGGGAGTGGGACGAGTACCAGGCCCACGTGACCACGTTCGAGCTCGAGCGCTACCTGCCGCTGCTGTAG